Proteins from a genomic interval of Gadus morhua chromosome 21, gadMor3.0, whole genome shotgun sequence:
- the LOC115534313 gene encoding uncharacterized protein LOC115534313 isoform X1: MNPVSFFPGKMTVTFRRGPSGHLRQDPSSEAMRIKHNPGLQVNSPAEKPELVKTSARTVVIQRGGDVSDRQEVMGEYLLQFGKYQGKSFKWLLENDVGYTIYLMKKVDDEERAGTFNPQGHSKDSLLSFLDYARSFQEIQDLRNYLISRNPAEPVASEGDNIVGFGRRAKTTWRQIWESRADGYAAYISRQKCIKNSKMYNLQQYILKQERAESCPTPAEGSTTSTASIPTSGTLEGSTTSTASTTSTASTPTAGTLVMEEDEELERQMLNLSPSLFDTGVSRWIIKGETVTLPVLDQMSPVLSGPPAAVQGRAAVDPTKGINMPSKMVSVLCYMHASFKLSFKDLACEIPQRLRYRFTCHIFD, encoded by the exons ATGAATCCCGTCAGCTTCTTCCCCGGAAAGATGACGGTGACATTTAGGAGGGGACCATCGGGTCATCTGCGGCAGGACCCATCCTCTGAGGCCATGAGGATAAAACATAATCCTGGGCTTCAGGTCAATAGTCCCGCTGAGAAACCTGAGCTAGTGAAGACCAGCGCTCGCACTGTGGTCATCCAGCGAGGAGGGGATGTGTCGGACCGACAGGAGGTGATGGGAGAGTACCTGCTGCAGTTTGGCAAGTACCAGGGAAAATCGTTCAAGTGGCTCCTCGAGAACGATGTTGGCTACACCATCTACCTGATGAAAAAGGTAGACGATGAGGAGAGAGCCGGGACCTTCAACCCACAGGGACACAGTAAGGACAGCCTGCTGTCTTTTCTGGACTATGCCAGGAGCTTCCAGGAAATACAGGACCTGAGGAACTACCTGATCTCCAGGAACCCTGCTGAACCTGTGGCGTCAGAGGGGGACAATATTGTCGGCTTTGGTCGCAGGGCCAAAACCACCTGGAGGCAGATCTGGGAGAGCAGGGCGGATGGTTATGCTGCCTACATCTCACGCCAAAAGTGCATCAAAAACAGCAAGATGTACAACCTGCAGCAGTACATCCTCAAGCAGGAAAGGGCTGAATCCTGTCCAACACCTGCAGAAGGCTCCACTACATCTACTGCCTCCATCCCAACATCAGGCACTCTAG AAGGCTCCACCACATCTACTGCCTCCACCACATCTACTGCCTCCACCCCAACAGCAGGCACTCTAG tgatggaggaggacgaggaactGGAGAGACAGATGTTGAACCTGTCTCCATCTTTATTTGACACCGGAGTAAGCAGGTGGATCATCAAGGGTGAAACCGTAACTCTTCCGGTACTTGATCAAATGTCCCCGGTGCTTTCAGGCCCACCAGCAGCAGTCCAGGGAAGAGCAGCTGTGGATCCAACGAAAG GAATTAACATGCCGTCGAAGATGGTAAGTGTTTTGTGTTATATGCATGCTTCATTTAAGCTGTCGTTCAAGGATTTGGCGTGTGAAATACCACAGAGGCTTAGATACAGGTTCACATGCCACATCTTTGATTGA
- the LOC115534313 gene encoding uncharacterized protein LOC115534313 isoform X2: MNPVSFFPGKMTVTFRRGPSGHLRQDPSSEAMRIKHNPGLQVNSPAEKPELVKTSARTVVIQRGGDVSDRQEVMGEYLLQFGKYQGKSFKWLLENDVGYTIYLMKKVDDEERAGTFNPQGHSKDSLLSFLDYARSFQEIQDLRNYLISRNPAEPVASEGDNIVGFGRRAKTTWRQIWESRADGYAAYISRQKCIKNSKMYNLQQYILKQERAESCPTPAEGSTTSTASIPTSGTLVMEEDEELERQMLNLSPSLFDTGVSRWIIKGETVTLPVLDQMSPVLSGPPAAVQGRAAVDPTKGINMPSKMVSVLCYMHASFKLSFKDLACEIPQRLRYRFTCHIFD; the protein is encoded by the exons ATGAATCCCGTCAGCTTCTTCCCCGGAAAGATGACGGTGACATTTAGGAGGGGACCATCGGGTCATCTGCGGCAGGACCCATCCTCTGAGGCCATGAGGATAAAACATAATCCTGGGCTTCAGGTCAATAGTCCCGCTGAGAAACCTGAGCTAGTGAAGACCAGCGCTCGCACTGTGGTCATCCAGCGAGGAGGGGATGTGTCGGACCGACAGGAGGTGATGGGAGAGTACCTGCTGCAGTTTGGCAAGTACCAGGGAAAATCGTTCAAGTGGCTCCTCGAGAACGATGTTGGCTACACCATCTACCTGATGAAAAAGGTAGACGATGAGGAGAGAGCCGGGACCTTCAACCCACAGGGACACAGTAAGGACAGCCTGCTGTCTTTTCTGGACTATGCCAGGAGCTTCCAGGAAATACAGGACCTGAGGAACTACCTGATCTCCAGGAACCCTGCTGAACCTGTGGCGTCAGAGGGGGACAATATTGTCGGCTTTGGTCGCAGGGCCAAAACCACCTGGAGGCAGATCTGGGAGAGCAGGGCGGATGGTTATGCTGCCTACATCTCACGCCAAAAGTGCATCAAAAACAGCAAGATGTACAACCTGCAGCAGTACATCCTCAAGCAGGAAAGGGCTGAATCCTGTCCAACACCTGCAGAAGGCTCCACTACATCTACTGCCTCCATCCCAACATCAGGCACTCTAG tgatggaggaggacgaggaactGGAGAGACAGATGTTGAACCTGTCTCCATCTTTATTTGACACCGGAGTAAGCAGGTGGATCATCAAGGGTGAAACCGTAACTCTTCCGGTACTTGATCAAATGTCCCCGGTGCTTTCAGGCCCACCAGCAGCAGTCCAGGGAAGAGCAGCTGTGGATCCAACGAAAG GAATTAACATGCCGTCGAAGATGGTAAGTGTTTTGTGTTATATGCATGCTTCATTTAAGCTGTCGTTCAAGGATTTGGCGTGTGAAATACCACAGAGGCTTAGATACAGGTTCACATGCCACATCTTTGATTGA
- the LOC115534260 gene encoding uncharacterized protein LOC115534260 produces the protein MKTEFETLGLWPGSRPVRHPMNMITLWRYPPQPELIDNIAALPSPKYFQLHPFFIWKPEHAIMERVRNNFVLPCLHGCPNPQVASSGVGRPRVIIGTSGQYYLFASRLTCKACKRYWHADKPQWLEMLPKRFNNIVPAFLTHKKAICKSVMDELRRSGRSPEDMTKQLTEAVHLKYERAHLAYLLSVQNIRDAEEGAYGQKTITGHLRQADTPASFGGYSDADGWRGVSLSSHYLVNCQVQEYQRQEQLLTLLLQGTFGRALRSDHTRKVARKVVLSSGTMSSYAIMNENWMILSWVMLQSECDRSLHLVYQGLAQRYTAAGVEKACCHWVDRDCCAAFKVLDTRAQEHLSWDCWKTTEAIVTEATSGNLANTSAARNKFNVDISIKLDLFHCMRRLTRECVSEHHPLYSSFCQFLSAAFLVVDQGDLERLKDAYTFCGISPANPTKQHMRDHCRTQVPQPRELLQRVEDVLHHFHLAKDMNDVLLYKASMFKVWRIQRIHILRGCLSDPEVEEGILYRYGGTLQLNYTKGEGAAVPVWIPVRGTSQQEGFHCHQAQWVTGNRVSTELFQAQAMTGVVRWNFQRLVDLKQPGVELPAVFDPLLIWELNAACQRVTGVRKYPALHISNRDTGERFGLQYVEPGCRPVVLNWDKHRTQHNTSAAVTVATQLHSSALDEVQDIVAGTDSQETSDGTVQDNPVGAVPILSFQPPMPASATAKEEPHPLMDTDLRGVAPLPISSSPRAARTGPIKTGGLVQVLDHGRWTAPMRAAIDGLLAKHHGAKALLKRVDAEYAAMVQRACTDPNSLLHPTTGQHISRYVKHLAKLKNTSSSLNTSPEKVLETQQLWQSLTTGSKTVCVPVTALPPATVNPPAVAPPPEESLSRATVEKIVSEILQKQQQQPRQERKVPRNCLSCGQPKSRYLGDGSTVHFFFQSPEVKYFYCSERVFKMYREEGLKDPRMSFVDFAASPFFARELEAVKERSAAWKKVAEERTKRKSAVQLPTGRLCRFCHQPLKQGPVSPHVHACFPDIPGKYIYCPSRVLSLYKDKGMVKEMTWMEFQQSDFFEAERVRWVSEKRS, from the exons ATGAAGACTGAGTTTGAGACATTGGGTCTGTGGCCAGGGTCACGTCCAGTACGTCACCCAATGAACATGATTACCCTGTGGCGCTATCCACCTCAGCCTGAGCTCATAGACAATATTGCTGCACTGCCTTCGCCCAAATATTTTCAGCTCCACCCATTCTTCATTTGGAAGCCGGAGCATGCAATcatggagagggtgaggaacAATTTTGTCCTGCCCTGCCTTCATGGTTGTCCCAACCCTCAGGTAGCTTCTTCTGGTGTTGGACGGCCCAGAGTGATCATCGGCACCAGTGGTCAGTACTATCTCTTTGCTTCACGGCTCACCTGTAAAGCCTGTAAGAGGTACTGGCATGCTGACAAACCCCAATGGCTGGAGATGTTGCCAAAGCGCTTCAATAACATTGTGCCAGCCTTCCTGACGCACAAAAAAGCCATCTGCAAATCGGTGATGGATGAGCTGAGACGCAGTGGCAGATCACCGGAGGACATGACCAAGCAGCTGACAGAGGCGGTCCATCTTAAGTATGAGCGAGCTCATCTGGCCTACCTGCTGAGTGTGCAGAACATCAGGGATGCTGAGGAAGGAGCCTACGGCCAGAAGACCATCACTGGGCAcctcagacaggcagacactcCAGCTTCATTCGGGGGATATTCAGATGCTGATGGCTGGCGGGGAGTGTCTCTTTCTTCGCACTACCTGGTCAACTGCCAGGTCCAGGAGTATCAGAGGCAGGAGCAGCTCCTCACACTACTGCTGCAGGGGACCTTTGGACGGGCACTGAGGTCGGATCACACTCGGAAAGTGGCGAGGAAGGTCGTGCTGTCGTCTGGCACCATGTCTTCCTACGCCATCATGAATGAGAACTGGATGATCCTGAGCTGGGTGATGCTGCAGTCAGAGTGTGATCGGTCCCTTCATCTGGTGTATCAGGGACTGGCTCAACGCTACACTGCAGCTGGAGTGGAGAAGGCATGCTGCCACTGGGTGGACAG gGACTGCTGTGCTGCCTTCAAGGTCCTGGACACCAGAGCTCAGGAGCACCTGTCATGGGACTGCTGGAAGACCACAGAGGCTATAGTCACAGAGGCCACCTCTGGAAACCTCGCCAACACAAGTGCCGCAAGGAACAAGTTTAATGTAGACATTAGCATCAAGTTAGACTTGTTTCATTGTATGCGCCGGCttaccagagagtgtgtgtcagaGCATCATCCTCTGTACAGCTCCTTCTGCCAGTTCCTCTCTGCAGCCTTTCTCGTTGTGGACCAGGGGGATCTCGAGAGGCTGAAGGACGCTTACACCTTCTGTGGAATCTCTCCTGCCAATCCAACCAAGCAGCACATGAGAGATCACTGCAGGACACAGGTGCCACAGCCCAGAGAACTGCTGCAGAGAGTGGAAGACGTCCTCCATCACTTCCACCTGGCAAAGGACATGAATGATGTGCTCCTCTATAAGGCCTCCATGTTCAAGGTGTGGAGGATTCAGCGGATACACATCTTAAGAGGCTGCTTGAGCGAccctgaggtggaggaggggatccTCTACAGATACGGTGGCACCTTGCAGCTTAATTACACCAAGGGCGAAGGAGCGGCTGTACCTGTTTGGATCCCTGTTAGAGGCACGTCTCAGCAGGAGGGCTTCCACTGTCACCAGGCCCAGTGGGTGACTGGCAACCGGGTGTCCACTGAGCTCTTCCAGGCCCAGGCCATGACTGGAGTGGTGCGCTGGAACTTTCAGAGGCTTGTGGACCTGAAGCAGCCTGGTGTGGAGCTGCCAGCTGTGTTTGACCCCCTGCTCATTTGGGAACTGAACGCAGCCTGTCAAAGGGTGACAGGGGTGCGAAAATACCCAGCTCTGCACATCTCAAACAGGGACACAGGGGAGAGATTCGGGCTGCAGTACGTGGAGCCAGGCTGTCGTCCTGTGGTTTTAAACTGGGACAAACACAGGACACAGCACAACACCTCTGCTGCTGTAACCGTGGCAACACAGCTGCACTCCTCTGCCCTGGATGAAGTGCAGGACATTGTTGCGGGCACAGACTCTCAG GAGACCAGTGATGGCACTGTCCAGGACAACCCAGTGGGAGCAGTGCCGATCCTCAGTTTCCAGCCACCTATGCCAGCATCTGCCACAGCCAAAGAAGAGCCTCACCCTTTGATGGATACAG ACCTGCGAGGGGTAGCGCCACTGCCcatatcctcctctcctcgagCCGCCCGCACTGGACCCATTAAGACGGGAGGCCTGGTTCAAGTCCTGGACCACGGCCGGTGGACGGCCCCCATGAGAGCAGCCATCGATGGGCTTCTGGCTAAACATCATGGAGCCAAAGCTCTTCTGAAGAGGGTGGATGCGGAATATGCTGCCATGGTGCAGAGGGCGTGCACGGATCCCAACAGCCTCCTTCATCCGACCACAGGCCAGCATATCTCCAGATATGTCAAGCATCTGGCCAAGCTGAAAAACACCAGCTCCTCTCTCAACACCAGCCCAGAGAAGGTTTTAGAGACTCAGCAGCTGTGGCAGAGTTTGACCACAGGCAGCAAAACAGTGTGTGTACCCGTCACAGCCCTGCCTCCTGCGACCGTCAACCCTCCAGCTGTGGCTCCCCCCCCGGAGGAGTCACTGAGCCGGGCCACAGTGGAGAAGATCGTGTCAGAGATCCTCCagaaacagcagcaacaaccaaGGCAGGAGAGAAAGGTGCCCAGAAACTGTTTGTCCTGTGGTCAGCCAAAGTCCAGGTACCTTGGCGATGGATCCACtgttcactttttttttcagtccCCTGAGGTGAAGTACTTTTACTGCTCCGAACGGGTCTTTAAAATGTATAGAGAGGAAGGCCTCAAAGACCCCAGGATGTCTTTTGTGGACTTTGCTGCCTCCCCCTTTTTTGCCAGGGAGCTTGAGGCTGTAAAAGAGAGGAGTGCAGCGTGGAAGAAGGTGGCAGAGGAGAGGACAAAGCGAAAGTCTGCAGTGCAGCTTCCAACAGGTCGCCTGTGCAGATTCTGTCACCAACCACTAAAGCAGGGTCCTGTCAGCCCTCATGTCCATGCCTGTTTCCCTGACATCCCAGGGAAATACATATACTGCCCCTCCAGAGTGTTGTCCCTTTACAAGGACAAGGGCATGGTCAAGGAGATGACCTGGATGGAGTTCCAGCAGTCAGACTTTTTTGAGGCAGAAAGGGTCCGATGGGTTTCAGAGAAGAGGAGTTGA